The Salvia miltiorrhiza cultivar Shanhuang (shh) chromosome 2, IMPLAD_Smil_shh, whole genome shotgun sequence DNA window GGAAGGACATGACACAGGTAAACATTGTAGTAAGGGTCTTCTAGCATTCTAGTATTCATTTTTGTTACTGACCCTATGATGTCCATCAAAAAGGACTCTACGTTTGACTTTGAAAGGAAGCGGAATAGACCTGAGAGATATGATAGGAATGTGACGGAGAACACACTCAAGGCCATCAAGAAAATTGATAAAGTCAGGGTTGACAGAGAGAACAGACACCATATCAAGAGGTTAACATTTTCCCCCCTCTCGTCTTGCAATATTGTGACCTCAATGTTACTAGCTACTTATGTGCATTGTGAAACTGGACAGGATGAAGCCAAAGAAGGCCCAGTTGCAGAGAGAACTGGTAAAGGAATTGGAACAGAGCATTTCAATGATCAGAGCTCCAGCACCTCTTCAACGAGACCCCTCACTCACCTTACCTATCAAGGTCAAGGTTTCCAAACCGGAGACACAGGAAAATCGTATGGAGGAGTGAGACTTTGGCCCACCTTCACTTTTGTTCACAGCTCAATGTCCATTGTGCTCCAAGAGTTATTTATTAAGGTTCATATCAGTAGAAAAGAAGGATTTGACATAACTTAGCTGAATAGGGATTCATATTGTTCGTTACTCTGATAATGTCTTGTTTTCATATCTCCTTGAACTCATTGCGAAATATTGTGATATGTTGTCCCTTTTATGAATATTTGCTTGTGTTTTTCTTAACTTCATGACCCGCATGCTACTGCATGTTAACTGAAATCACGGCATCGGATTTTAGGAGAGGAAGAGGATAATGATGGGAAGTTGTGCTTGTGGTTTTCTATGGTATGTTGTTTAGGGGAAATCTGTAGCATAGAAATTGCACTGACTAATTTTTGAATGAAAACTAAGCAAAATTTCACTCAGTTTTGGCTTACACTGACTAATTTTTGAGTCATATTTCTGAAATAGTTTAAACCATGTTAAAACAACTGTCAATTATGGTGCAGCTTCTGGATATAATGTTGAATTTTGGTCTGTTATATTGAATTTTATGTAGTTGTAATACTTGATGTTGAATCCTCCGATGGAATTAGATTCTTGGATGAtgacttatttttatttatttattttagttgttGGATGATGAGGCTTGTTTAAAATAACACTCCATATAGATTTGGCAAAGATAAGGCTTAAGTTGCCTGAgatttattgagaaatttgtttgTGTAGTACAACGAAATCGATAAAGCTCTTAAAATAGTCACTAATATGATTTAATAATTCTAATTATACATCATCTAATAATAAGATCTTATTGGTACTATGTAATACATGATGAAATACATGGGATCTGCGCATCATTATATAAAGTGAACTAGtgaaaatagtcattttaaaatatccctttttaatttttatcattttgaaatgtccacaaaaatttgtcttttctatttttgatttttttttatttttttacacaGTGAGTCTATTTTCTCCATtaacaatacaattaattatcattattgaTTCCAGTTTTTAAGTTGAGCCCTTCCTCCACTTACAATACATTAACAATTTTGattaaaactcatgtcgtccccttttaggactatttttcgtggacggagggagtattacttctATTGAATGTTTAGTTCAACAATGAAATAGAATcactccatttttttttttttctattttgaggggtaacaagtTGTGTGATTGAGTTATACTTAAGtacaaataaatgaataatgattaattcattacccaaaccaaataACAAGTACTAATAGATACAATTAACTGAATTCCTTTCCAAACTCCAAAAAAGCCCAATCAAACATGGACTtagatcttatataatcaaattgATATTGTTTTGATCGTAACAATGAGATTTTAATTGCCacgttatttttatttttattttaccacGTTAATTTTGATCTTGaacaattttatttcattttcaaaattagacaaataaaaaattaatgtattattcaaattgtaaaatttatgTAATTGAGCCAAACTTGTGTGTATTTAAAGCTTAGAGCTAGAGGCAATTAACCATattcaaaatgaaaaaatagaaCAAACACTAATTTTCTGTTGAGAAAAGTAAGGAGACGTTAGTTTGTTTGCTAAATATCCAAACAAAATGATGAAGAAACGTGTTCTGTTGAGAGCAGCACCCTGGCCTCCTCTGTCTTCCGTCGCAGTTCTATTATCATTCCTCTTCTTCTTCGCAGCATTGTCGGAATCGGCTCCCCTTTTTCCTCAAACCCTCATTTCTGACGCCGATGTGCTGAATTAGATTTTTCATGGGCAATTTGATAAGTGTATAATAAGTAGCTTTACTAACCTTCGAATTTCTACCCAAATCCCCAATTCCAAGTTCGAAGTCGATTTTGTTGTGAGAGATAAGAGATGGATGCATCAACTGATGATACGAATCCGGAGGAGGACGCTcgcaccaccacctccaccgccgTCAGCACGACGCCAGAGTACAACAGCAGCAGCGTCAAGAAGGCTAGATTGGAATCAACCCTGGCGGCGCTTCTCACTGATCCAGTTCTCGCCGACGTGCCAAAGAAACCTTTTCTTTCCGACGTCGACACACTCATCAATTTGGAGCTCGGAAGCGCCATGCGTCTCACTGTCCTCAAATTGGATGGGACATCCTTCGGTATTTATGTTGTTTTTTATACATTTTCTGCTAGACATTTTCACAAACACCTTCTGGTAGTTTCTTTGATGTAACTAATTTTAGCACAAATTTGTTGAGGCCCTGATTTCTGCTTATCATTTTTGGATGATGAAGATGTGGCCTTGATGAATACTGCGACTTTGAAGGACCTGAAATTGGCAGTTAAGAAAAAAGTAAATGAAATGGAGGAGTCGAATATGGGCCATCGTCAAATTTCGTGGTATGATACAAATCTGAGTACCCAATAATTTAACTATGCTATAGTTTTGAAGTTAATGTCAGTATCACGATTAGGCTGTTTCCTTTCCttgaatgaactaatattttgTTACTCTTGATGAGTTGTCTAGCTTGAGGCAATGTTGTTGGTATTCTTCTGTGTTTTGAATCATAAAAACTACTAGTCGTTTAGAATATAATCGTGCTCTAATGAAAAAATGGAGTAATGCAAGTGCGTAATTCATACAAAAGGCCTATAAGTTTCAGGACATGTTTCTGTGTTTTATGAATTAGTTTGTAGTTGATGTCCTGCAATCTTAGGTTCATGATCCTTTAGAGCCCTCCACTGATGATATTGAAACATGAAGGCTGCCTGATGCCATGACAGAAGTTTGAGAAATGCCTTTTTTGGATTTTCAGGAGACACGTGTGGGCAAATTTTTGCCTTTTGTACCACAACGAGAAACTGCTCGATGACAATTGTTCACTTCATGATTATGGCATCAGGAACAATTCTCAGGTACTTTGCTCATAGACTTTCAGTTTTCACGTTTCTTACAAAAGCATGTTTAGCTGCAAGAAGTTCACCTTCCATGATGGATGTATTGAAATAGAAACCTCCGTTTGTCCTTGTTCTTCTCATGAGTGATGTAGAAAACATACGTTGGTGACAGAATATGAGACAATGTTTGTCTCAAAGCATTTACCATATCTTAGTCGTAGAGCAGTGTAAGATCAAGCAAGATCCTATTCTAGATGTTGCATAACATGTTTCATGGTTATTTCATGCCTGTTTGCTCCCCTATATTATTCATTGATGAGCACTTTTGATTTTCATGTTATTGTGAAAGTAAAATTTTGATCCTCTGCAGGTGCAATTCATCCCTTATGTTGTTTCGAAAGCTTCTGGAAGACACTCTAGGAGCAGAAAGCACCTCTTTCATGGTTTAAACAGAAAATCTTAAGACTACCTAGTCCTGGAATCTGGTAGTCTATTGTGTTTActaatagatagatagatatatatCTTGTGTAGatcttttttttccttcaaaCAAGTTTCTTGTTCAATTTTGTGTACCATCTAGCtcacaaaaatcaaaatagatAATTGAGGTGTGTTTTTGCTATGGAAGCCTTCAAATCGGCAGTTTGCCTTTGAATAGTTTCACTTGCCCAAGTTAGTGtggaataaaataatttatctttATGAATTTTACATCGGTGCCAATTTGATCGCCTTCACTTAACCTTGGCTTCCTTAACAGTATTTCCATTTCAGCCTAACCTGTCAATTGTAACGCCGTTAATAATTTAAAACACATAGCATAGATGTAATAGTTCTTTGCTTTATACTAGTATACTTAGCTGGAGCATGGCAGCAAAGCAGACGAGCCTAGCCCATATGAATGCCACAATTGAGCTGGACTAAAGAAAGAGTTTCTATCAACTGATGTATAACATCTAGAACCTTTCCATGAGGATTGAAAAACTTAGGAAAGAAGTCTATCTCTGCAGGTATGTTTCAGTTATAGACTTAAATTCTATCACAAGATGAATGAAAAATGTAGTCTTGGACTTGTTGATTGTCAGATATTGGTAGAGCTCAACAAGGTTTGCCCCATCTTCAACCTCTCCTTATACTCTTTCAATTCCTTCTGGTACCTTTCCTTATCCTTTAAGCCATAGTTCTGGTAAACCTGCACCAATATTCATACTTAGGAATCACAGAAAAAAGTTGGCATTATGTTTCAATATCACTTATACTACTCACCACTCTTTCTTCAGGGGAGAGTTTGTTCCACGACTCGCCTATCATTTTGGTGAACTCCCTTTCCCTATTTGGGTAGAGAGATTTGAGCGCCGAGTGTTTCTCTGCGAAAAAGAAGTTGTAGCCACTCCTGTTGGGTTTGGGACGGCCCGGGTCACCCAACCTTCTCCTTCTTGTCCGACGACCTGGTTGATGAAGCACCGGAGTATAAGGCACGAGGGCAGTGCACGTTGGAGGGGCTGTGGCAGCACCACCTGGATTGCCCGGGTGGTATAGCACGCCATTGAGCGTCTCATTTCCCAACTTAACTGAAATCAGGTAACCGCAGTCGAATTTGGCATTGATTGTTCCTACAGCATGGAATGAAGGAGGGCCTGCACCAAATATACATCTCTTGTCATCAATAAGTGCAAAATGCTTAGTAGGGTGTTTGTCACCAAATATTGGTTTTTAACAGATGTAACCTatccaatttaatttgatttaataaattcaaaagagaaagaagagagaggagaggatatatatattttttaaattgaaacatttaaacTATCAAACATAATTTACacattttaaatctatttttatataacatataattaaaattggttactttttatgttttatgataatggatattttttatttttgttatatgaGAACAGGTAGTTTTGTGTATCGACTCTTTGTTGAATTCATATGCTATTGGAGTTGACTTATATGAATTTTCatgtattaaatttaaattcgaTGAATGTAAAATGgttatttgaataaataaatttatctattatttaatacattttaaaataataaatttcacATTCacgaatatattaatttattggtcTTCGAAAAAtttcccataattttttttttttggtttgtatAAAAAATTTGTCATTTCCATTTATAGTGGTATATTGCAAGTTTTGCAATCTCCAGCGGGAGTCGGCGGATCACTTGTTTCTCCTTTGTCCGAAGACCACAGAGATCTGGGAGGAGATTCATAATTGGCTTGGATACACAACGGTAAGACCAAATATGGTTGGGAAGCACTTTGAATCGTTTGTGAATCTGAATAGTGGAAAGAAGATTGGGAAGCTTTTGATGACGGTATGGGTTTGCACCATTTGGCTGCTGTGGAGACAAAGAAATGAAAACAGATTTGAGGCTGTCGGGTGGGAGACAAAGAGTGTCATTTCGAAGATTAAATTGAGGACTTGGAGTTGGAATAAATTCTTTGAGATTCTTTCAAACAAGCTTTCTTTTTCTGATTGGTGTTCCAATGATTTGGTCACCACCCTCTTGTAATTCCAATTCTGGTACATCTGGTACCTTTTAACAAAATCGTTTCTTTtctgatttaaaaaaaaaaaaaaaaggcacaCTCACCATATAGATCACTTGCACAGACAACTCACATGTACCGTATATATATAGCGGTAGCAAGCAATTTCAGTTGTTTTGTGGGTTCAATATTTAAATGGCTCAATTTTGGATTGGCCTGAAATTAACCCATTTAACCAATTAACATgttagtaatatatatatagggagaaaaTCAAATGAATGGATAAATGTGACCAGAAACAAGCAATTCTCAAGACCTAATAGTTATTTCTTTCTCTGAGTCACGCAAACACCACTTCTCAAAGTCTTGGAGTCCATAACTAAGCTAGTGTATTTTAACATTTGAAGATGTGTACTTCTACAATATTTATTTGCACTGGCTAGACAATTGAGAGTTAAATTACTATTATCGTATACTTTtaactaataatttattataaagtaCGTAAATCATATTTGCAATTTTATGGAGCATAACTTATTAACAAAAACTTAAACCATGTTTGGGTCACTTTGATCGAACCTAGCGtaaacacattttttttgtatttaataaatgaaatacaaaattgcgtacaaatccaaaatatataaACTGAGATGAATTTGTTACGGGTTGTGATTCTCTATTTGATTATCTGATTCTTCTCTTTAAATTTCTTCTCGAACAATTTCGAAGATTCTTTGAAATGTTTGATTTGATAACATCAATCCAAAAAACTCAactcatgattttggattgaacgttgagCTTGATTTAATTTGATTCGATGAAGAACTTTCTTATAATTGTAAGAACGCCTTAAAGCTTTTGAACTTGGTTTGAgttaatttgatgaagaacgcTCTTAGAATTTGTACGAACGTCTTGATTGTTGCAGATGTCTTCGCGGTGGTGAATTTCTCCTTCAATGTTTGAGTTCTTCAAATGATTTATGCTCTTATCTCCAAGAACACCTTGAATGCTTAAGAACACTTTGAATATTTGAAGCTCTCATCTCCAAGAACGCCTTGGATTCTTAAGAACATTTTGAATATTTGAAGCTCTCGTCTCCAAGAATCTCTTGAATACACAAGGCGTTACCCAAGAACGCCTTGAATACTCAAGAACACTTTGAAAGAAAGCCTTGAATACCTAAGAACAAGAATTATCCTCACTTCATTTATTCCTTATGCCTACCCCAACACCCCTATTTGTAGATGCAAGAAGGTGGGCTTATGGGCTTTGGGTCTCCATATAATGAGCTTTAGGGTTTAGGTGTCAATGGGCCAATAAATCacttatattaaatattaattatatatttacttaattttagaataaaattctatttaataaaataaaaaatataattaaatatttgatttataaatttacacgtggcacaaTATAATTCGACTAAAATTATCTACACCTAGGTTACTCCTTAATAAATAGGTCATGTTCGGATTCAAAATTTAACACAACAGCTAAGTTTGTCATATTCTCAATTGATAAAATGTCTTGGACTCGTCTGACCTGATTACGACAAATAAGAGAACTGTCTTTTAAGAAACAAAAACTAAGTGAATCGAATCCTTGTCAAATTGCGTTTATTGTAGAATTATATGAGTACCAATAAGTTAATCAATCATTAacaacaataaataaatagtttataaacGTTATAACATACACAAATTACTggctaaaattttaaattactcaTTTATTAAGTTCTACGTGGGAAATAGCCGTGCCACTTTTAAAATATCCACTTTAACTAGATCCTAATATCTCCACCAAATTGGTACCTTTTTACTTTTCAAATAAATCCTTACACATCAATTGATTCTTACACATGACTTGATTGAAAATCATTAAGATTCTCAACTTCCACAACGACTAAGCCAATTTGCGAGCAGCTAATTAAATTTGTGAGCGTCAAATTGGATTTGTtgccttctttttgtgtttaaCATTTTAGTTCTGAAATTAATTTGGAGTAATATATTTTCAGAATTAATTTAGTATGTTTTATTTACATGTGCTAAATTATTGTGTGATGATTCATACACAAATCCAATCTCCTAACAACTTCTCTACACAAATAAGAGAAAGAACGTTTGCTTTCCAAAATAGTATGTAAATATTAcacataaattcaaataaatctGTCAACATACAAGAGCATATTTGTCCATTCACCTAAACTGTGAATATTTCCTAGATGTTTATATAAAAATTGGTATTTCCCACATATAAACCTAACTGGGTAATTTTATTCATTaacactaaattattttttactaaaataatgTGTAATTTCTAACAAACTATACAAACAAACATAGATAGGCGGGATAAAAAAGAAGTAACTACTACAAAtagagaaaagaaaatgaaacaaaaatgGAAAACCAAGAAAAGTAAGCATATTAATGAGTTGATTATAAGAAGTGAGATAATTAGAATTGGCACATAAAGATTAGTGGACCTCATTCTCCTCTACTATATCATGAAAAACATTCACATTAATATTCAATGTCTACATACATACTGACAATATCGCCTTTTAAACAAAATTCGCCAATCAGAAGGTAGGCGAAATCACGAAATTGCCACTGGCCACATGGGATTGGGAAGTTGAACAATAACGTTTGTGGCCTAGAAATTAAATGATGTGTGGTtcgtattttataatttattatcatCAACTTAGCACTTCAATTAATGTCACCCTAACTATTATAGGTCCAAGATTTTCCACTCTGGACAATATCCTACTCTAATTCTATTCCAAGGACCAAATATTCCATAAAATGCATGCTCCTTTCAGCATTTATGGGTCCACACCACAaacatatctctctctctctctctgtatgtttatttatatatattatgctATGCATATATATGTGTACTTAGATATGCGCCAGACACGACTGATTTGTTGTTGTAAGTATTATATATAGAAGTAGTATAGCCTGCATTATCAATATAGTGTGTTCTACTGGTAATGGATCAATATCTGTGTGTACCGTGTACGAAATACACACATGCACACATATTTATGCACCTCCaaaaacattaaattaattaaacagaTTAATGAAAATTGAGCGCCATATGTAGTTTTACTATATGACGACAAtgtgaaataattaataatgtaAAATTAAGGATGTAGTAAGTGCACCTGTGTGATTGAGCAAG harbors:
- the LOC131013017 gene encoding U11/U12 small nuclear ribonucleoprotein 25 kDa protein; protein product: MDASTDDTNPEEDARTTTSTAVSTTPEYNSSSVKKARLESTLAALLTDPVLADVPKKPFLSDVDTLINLELGSAMRLTVLKLDGTSFDVALMNTATLKDLKLAVKKKVNEMEESNMGHRQISWRHVWANFCLLYHNEKLLDDNCSLHDYGIRNNSQVQFIPYVVSKASGRHSRSRKHLFHGLNRKS
- the LOC131013008 gene encoding high mobility group B protein 9, producing MSPEKLRNGGEIPIPLASHDDVVKDRTLFFNTLRSFHFALASKFLIPVIGGKELNLHVLYVEVTRRGGYDKVVAEKKWREISAVFDLSPTTTSASYALRKHYFTLLHRYEQVYFFRTQPALLNHTGPPSFHAVGTINAKFDCGYLISVKLGNETLNGVLYHPGNPGGAATAPPTCTALVPYTPVLHQPGRRTRRRRLGDPGRPKPNRSGYNFFFAEKHSALKSLYPNREREFTKMIGESWNKLSPEERVVYQNYGLKDKERYQKELKEYKERLKMGQTLLSSTNI
- the LOC131013018 gene encoding probable ribosome biogenesis protein RLP24; translation: MRLEKCWFCSSTIYPGHGIQYVRNDAKIFRFCRSKCHKNFKMKRNPRKVKWTKAYRRLHGKDMTQDSTFDFERKRNRPERYDRNVTENTLKAIKKIDKVRVDRENRHHIKRMKPKKAQLQRELVKELEQSISMIRAPAPLQRDPSLTLPIKVKVSKPETQENRMEE